CGCGGCTGCTTGTTCCACGAACGCAAAAACAGTGCACGTGAAAATATGAAAGCAAATGTGTGACCAAGAGCAGCCATTTTTCTCATTTCTAATTTCCATGTGCACAGCCCAGAATAATGAATTTCCACCTGTGACACAAAGCATGCAATATTCCATACCAgccatgtaaaacaacaaacagGTCCTCCCACACATTCTACCCTGAGCACCCTCAAACCAGCAAGTGGAAAATAATATAGAGCTGCAtctggtaagaaaaaaaatactcaaTACAGATATCATGAGTGTGTAAAAGCTTAAGACTGAAGACTGTATTTTGTTGGTCCAGGTTTCCACAGCCTACTTTTTCTCCTCAGACTAAGTAGGGAAGTGTTCCCACAATCAATCTCATCCCCTATCCAGGTCAAGACATTAGCAATCAGGCATTCAGATCTGTTGCTGCCATCTGGTGGTTATAAAGCAAACTAAGCACAATTCTAGTATCACTGTATGAACATCAGCGAAGAGACTCTCGTACGGTTAAAAGGTCATCAcccaggaaaaaaacaaacccaaaaaatTATCTGTCCCTTGATATTTGCTTCTTCTCTGACTTTTTAGGACTATGAGTACCCCAATCATCCCCAGTCCACACAACACCAAAAGAATGACCGATGTCCACCGCCACCTCAGATGCTGCCAGAGCGAGCTTGTGAGGTGCCAGGCTGCCGCTCAGACTCAGAGTGTGAGCGGCATAAACGATGCTGCTACAATGGTTGCATCTACGCATGTCTGGAGTCAGTTCAGCCGCCACCAGgtcagcagatccagcagaatCAGGCTTTGAATTAGAGGATGATATCAGTttccttacttttttttttcactaattCTATTACCAACAGAAAATTATAGGGGTTTACAATCAAAACACAGAAATCAACAGTTTGGGTGTCCTCCAATTGCTGTAGCTAATTGCATGTCTATATTTGTGTATTCTGAGCAGTGCTGGACTGGCTGGTGCAGCCCAAACCTAGGTGGTTGGGGGGCAATGGCTGGCTGCTAGACGGCCCAGAGGAGGTTCTACAGGGTGAGTACACACCTGACCTGTCAATAAGGTCTGCACGAGCCAACATTTGTAACTGCCCATAAGTGATCAAACTGCATCTTAACCTTCACAAACCATACTTTGCTTAGTGagtataaatacaataaaacttAAGAAGTGCCTTCCATTAAATTCCACAACCCCTTTTGCCTCTAGTGCATATTGGaacatttaatttcttttcattcattttcaccaTTCATTATCAAAATTGTACCAACAAATTCTTAAATTCGGTCCAAATTTTCCAAATTTTGTTGAAAGTAAATTAAATTCATTattagaaataaagatttctttcaTTGTCAATAGCATAGATTACAATTGACCATggaggtgaacagactgcattttTTCTGCATCAATTTATGGTGGAAATGTCCTAATTTCTGTCATGGAAAACACAGATTTCAGGGTGAATGCACATCGAAATACTGAACATGTGCAAATGAATATGCATCCCAAGCATCCCCTTGAAATATTTGCCAACGGTCAAAAGTCTCAGTAGACCCAAACATATGCATCCACATGCATATAGGTTGGGCAGAAATTCTGCATATTAGTCAGCtcttctctgtgtctctctctgtATTAGTATACACATAACGTATTCTGAAGTTTTAGCATTTCACATGCTGGCATTACCAGAAAGAAAAAGGCAAATTAGTTGAAGGCAAGCAAAGAGAATTACTTCAAAATATGACCCCTGATTTTTGTCATGTCCTCTTGTTGAAACTGAATTCTGTCAAACAATGTGTATTGGGCTCCTCtttatttcatatttcatcCCAGCATAGGTTTGTGAGCTGTGCTTTTACGGCACTTATACTGACTATAGTAAGTAGCCCAAGTACTTATTTGGTATATTTTTTGCACATCAGCTGAGGCCTGTAGTACAACTGAGGATGGAGACGAGCCTCTTCACTGTCCTACAGGCTACGAGTGCCACATCATAAACCAAGGAAACCCTGAAGCCGGCATCCCAAACCGGGGTCAGTGCATCAAGCAACGCGGCAACTCCGGTATGGCTTGACGTTTTTTTCCTTGACTTTTGTGGTCATAAATGATTACTATGTAACTTTTAATCCAGGCTTTGAATGCACATCTTTACCAGTTTTTATTTCAAGTTCAAAACAAACCTCCTGTATACTAATCCAACTAATCCTCTTGGTCTTATTGAACTACTCTCAAAGGTTTGTGCTCCTTTAAGAATAAATGAGTGGGTGCAGGATGCTGGACTGTGCCAGCAGCTGTCTTGAGTCTTGGCAAATTGTGTGCTGTTAAGTGCCaggtttccttttttaaatgtatctaAAAATATACAAACTAAAGTGACCTGGCAACACCACGAACTGATGATGTATGATTAAAGCTGTTGGCAGAGATATTAATCTAACGATTTAATAAGGACAACTTAATGTTTAAGTTTgtttatcttcatttatttcattatcaATTGAGCAGTTATATGAAAGGTTTATGATAAAACTTTTGCTTtgatggttttgttttgtctttgttgtcgTTTCCATACAGATGGACGTGGTTTGAGGCAGAAATACTTTAAGGACTACAAGGACTACTTAGGTAGGTTTTACAAAAATACCTTTTAAATCATATTATACCAGAAAATATTGAATGAAGTTGAGGAAGCTAAAAGACATCACAATGGTTTTCTCTCTGACAGGATCCAGTTCAAACAATGCAGTAGGCTATGAGAAACATCATCACAAGCACCTCGGATGAAGTATGTTTTCAGCCACTTTGAACCATCATATTAAAAATCCTCTTCATATGTGTCCTCCTTTACCAAAAACAATATGTTTTTCATATCCTTTCTTAGATCAACCTGACCTCAGTCTCAGCTATGACCTTAACACAACCTCAGACGTCAGCCCAGCCCCATTTGATCATCTCACAGCTGAACCAGCAACAGATTTGACCTATTTAACCACACCTACCTACAGCTGCTACCTCCTCTTTGCAAAGCCCTGTCTTGCAGTCTCACCTCTATAACTTGTCCTTTGGGAGACAAGTGTTATACTTATGTCATGGAGCCAAAGAAAAAAGTGTTTCTTTTAGTCTTATGTCTGTGAAGGCAAGGATGAGGATGTAGATGGAAAAGCAGGCAAAGAGAAAGCAGGGTGTGGACCAAAGCTGTTAATATGAATCTCACAGGAAATTAGAAACCAATCCtatttttttcaattctttGCAGCACTCTTTCTCTCTATGACACATTCTTATTCTCACAAAGACAAACTCTCTAACCTTGTGACTGGACAACAGAGAAAATCAAAACCACGTGGGTCTCTTGGGCATTCTCAGAGGAACTTTGCTCAAAGTTGTTCCTCTGAAATCTGGAAAGTTTTATAGACCAAGAGGAAAAACTCCAGCTGCAGTGGCTGTATGTCTGAATCAACTCCAAATAGGATTCAATATCAAAACTGATAACAGTCATTATCAGCATTAATACTTTAATGAGTGTATGGGTTATAACACTTTGAAAGATTTAAAACAATTATGTATTTGTTCCAACCAGAAGATGCTGTACTAAAAGTAAATATGACTAAATAgattaaagaggtttatttgaGGTACTTCTCCCATTGGTCACAAAAAAAGCTAATAAAAGTGAATATAAAAACCCACATCTGTACATAAACCAACATATGTCAAGTGATCACTGCTACAAATATTGATTTACATTAGATTATCCCATTAAAATTAAACCGCATGTACCCAATCTGGAATTTTCCAATGGAACATGTCAAAACAAATATCTACCATGGCATGATCACTTGAgtatttaaaaatgtgtttgtgtgatctgataataaaattaaaacataAACCGTGAATCCAGTCTGTCTGACCCTCATAAACTCAAACGGTGCTCTGTTAAATTGCTACCTGATAGATGTATAAGCTGAAGGTGTGAAACAAATCCATGCAGAATATAAATGAATGTTACTCTCTGACTGGTGCTACATTTCTGCCTTGTGTATTCAAATAAACCTCGTGACTGAAAccatttttgtctcttttttcccTGTTCCAAGGCATTTTACATTTAGACATTGCAGTTTCTGCAAGCCACATAAAATGCTCTGATAATGGGTCATTATGTGCATTTGGTCATTAGCTTACTGTCTAGGCATAGCagcaccaaaaacaaaacagaaattataattatattatatatataggTAATATTATAATTGTATTATATATTATTGATTATATTAAATAAGATTAACTAAGATTTCTAACAATACTAAATAAGTGACAATAAAGGATATTCTGATCTTTGTGCAGAAATACTCAGGACGGACAGTATGTGGGTTAGGACATGACATAAATTATCTCccataaaacaaaatatatgAAAAAGTAACACTGATTATCTTGCTGTAGTTAAACTACACAAAGTTGTTTATTAGGAGAGGGATAAAAATAGATATTAAAGGTGCATCAGTTTTCTTACATAATGACCCACATGACAAAGCCAGTATTTCCTGAATCATACTCGTTTATCTGTTAATATTAAGGAGACACCTGCACAGATTATAAACAACAACCCAGTGTAACTTGATAAACTGCTTTTCAATCCCTCAGCTGTACGTGATGAGAAGAAATGATGTGCACCTGGGCCTAATTATTCAGTGATGGATAATTAAATAATCTTTTGAATAACGCTGAGtaaattttctcttttcttttgttaaatcGGATGTTCCAAGACATTTCTGAAAGCACAACCACTCTCTGCTGGACAACACCTGCCAAAAAATGTCCGTTTCACATCAGATTCAGGCAAAGCTTGCTCAGTCGTTAGACTTACATTAACACAAAATACTAAAACACACATTGTGCCGTAAAGTGATGGATGTTGCTTAACCCAGCACAACACACAAGTGTAACCTACAAGCAAAATtatttagacaaaaaaaaacgtgtCCTGAAGGTGAAGGCTTTCAGTGCCCTCTTGGTCATTAACAATTGCTCAGTTTGCTCCCTCAGGTCGAAGCAGAGTAATTTTTTACTTCCCATGCAAAGCCAGATCCTTCAAACATTCAAGCCCTATCAGTTACAACGTTGAACAATTTTGTGTGCTCTTCTGTCCaccacattttctttttcctatttGCCTTAAGAGGAGGCATGGGATGCATATTAGTTTGCACGTgttgaacatgttttttttctcttggccTGTATTAATATTTCAACTAAAGGAATGGTGTAAACCATGAAACCTTTTGGAGTGACTAATTATTGTTGTATCTTTTAATGAAAGATCTAGTCTCAGTTTGAAAATTTgattttaaagacaaaaaagttTGGGGCTTATACAGCCAGGGGAAGGGTGATCGCAGAATTACTCTAAACCAGGTCGCATTACTGCGGGAGACAGCATGTGGAAAATGTATATCCCAGTGGGTGTCGTTCTCTCCTTTTGTCTAGTGCTCTCTCACATGCGCGCGTGCGCGCACACGCATGCACCTAAAGCACCTGCCTTAAAGCTgcgtcagaaaaaaaaaatgcaccttcCTACTGCCTGTGGCGAGCGTAACAGTCATTGTTTTTTGGATGAGCTGATGGTGGCAACGCTGCGCATCCCAAAGACAGTTCAGCCGTGTGTAGTATCCTAAAAGGTTGAGCATGTCGCGCGTGACCGTTTCATCACCATCACTCTGTTGATTATTTTACCATGAGCGCACCGAGCAGGTCGTCAGAGAAAAGGTCAGTGTGATGGTCTGTTTAGAAGTTTGAAAACGATTTATAAATGTACGAACAATatcagccttttttttcttttgtcgtgATATAGATGTACACTAATGTGTAATAATACTAATTAAACAATAGTTTGTTTGATTAAGTTACCTGTTTACAATAAAAACTATAACTTCGTTATTTGACGGCTCAGTAAAAGAACGAAGGACTACATGTGttttagtaaaaaaacaaaaacatttgccCAGAAGGTGTCAGTGTAGTTTTCACAAAAAGCTACTGGAGATGACTCCCATACAGCTGTGACTGTCTATAAGAGAAAACCAGCTCACAAATTTATGTTATCCCAAAATTGTATTCTTAATGCGCTTCTCATTTCAGTCAGAGTCAAGGGCAACAAGGACGGAATTAGCTCTTTTGTACAAGAGTTTCATTTCTGAACCCTGCGTTGGCACGATTGGAGAATAGTTTCCACGCATTTACACATTTTGGTTTCTGTTCAACTCTCTTCTTTTATTTGGACAGGAATGGCTACAAAAACAAGCTGGAAAAGCTATTAAAGGAGAGAAAATGCACCTTTCCCCTGCTGATCAAGGTACAGAGTGAGAAATTTGATTCTGAAATGTTTATCATGTGTCATTATATATCGTTTTTTTAAGTCTTGGacgggctttttttttcttcttaaatgaCAGTTAAGTAGATTTCTATAAGTTTTATATCATAAAAATCTTTTTGCGAAAGCCACAGAAGACCCCCAAGCAACGAAACACCCCGTTTCCATCTACAGGGCCATAAAATAAATGTTATTTGGGTGATTGTGTGCACTCAGCAGAAGTGATTTATTAGGGAACATACTCTGCTGTGTAATGTTCCTGGCCTGCACCACTGAGCGATCTGAGGTTGGTGCCCTTTTCCCATTTGTTCCCAAGAGCAAAACTACCCAACCCTGAGGCATTGCATGACCACATAGTGTGTGAGGTACCCTGCTCTGACATCCAGGTTTACTCCAACGTTTGCTCTTCCTGGAAAGTTCCACTGCTTTCAACTCAGCCCTACATGGACACATTTATGCAGCAGTGGAGGGATTAGTGTGTTTCTGACCTCCCTCACTGAGCTTTGCCATCACTGCAAAGTGTGACTAAAACCTTTTGATTTTAAACACTGTACAGGGATGCGTACTATTGTCTTGCTGTAAAGCTGCATGAGCTACGTGTTCAGTCAGGCACTATTAGTTTATACAATAGGAATGTTTAATGAGGAAAAAGATGaagagagaggaaaaacaaagtagCTAACAAATGGGTATGGGAAGTGAGCATTTCTATGATAACATAGAAATGCAATGAAATAGTGGTTCTCTTTAGCATTTGTCAGGTGAGAGTGTGAGCAGAGAGGGACAGAGGAAGAGTTTGATGGCCAATGAAGAAGGTCAGGCCATAGCAAAAGGACAAAACCATTATATAGCAACAAAACTAATCTCACATTCATGCCGTACATTTACAGAACAGCATACTGCAGGCTGTGTTGGCTGAACTTTTCAGTAGCTTTGATCactgctttgaaaaaaaaactcccttccAGTAGATATCCTCATTaaaagctctctccagcagGTTGTTAAGCCCAAAGACGCTCAAGATAAGAACACTTAAAATCTTTGAACATCAGTGGGAAATTGCTCAGAGTACTATACCCTATCTTATGCATTATTACAGCTCTATGCTGGGAGTGTCAGTTAAAaagagttttttgttttctaagtTAGTATATCATACAAAGCATTTGTGTGATCATAAAATAAAGACTCAAGCAGCTGGTGTCAGCAGATGCATCATACGCCTTACAGATGTGAGAACACCCTGAGACTGTTGCAGGCagtgtgttttcatgtttgtGACTCACTGCAGAAGTCCACATTTccatttaaacctttttttcatCTGAATCAAAGTTGTTAGATTCTTCCAGCAGACATGATATATGAAGTAAATGCAGAATATTTCACGTTTAAGCAAAGAATTTAGCTTCTCATGGTCTGAGACAAACTTAGGTGTTTTTAAGTGAGAAATTACTTCTGTCTGGCCACTCAACCATAAAGACCCAATTGATGGCGGGCTGATAAGGTTGTCCTAATAAAGTTTTCCCATCTCCACAAAACAGCTCTGAATCCCATGCAGAGTGACCATTtgcatttttgtctgtctgaccaGGGGTATTGTCCACAGCTGTTCAGTTTGGCTGGAGGGCCAGATCCGAGAAGTCAGTTGATAGTTTTAATCGTCTAACATATAAAAATGATAGAGGCCACTCTGCTTTTTGGCATTTTGAACACTGAAGACGTTTTTTTCTGTATTCTTCTTCAGATTTGTGCCTTTACACAATCCTGTCATGTAGGTCTTCTAATAGTTCTCTCTACCTCTAGGTTTGTTTTTCAATCACACTACATCAACAATGAGGTCTCAATGTTtagaggtgcagacaggagtgTGACTCTTGATTTTCCCCATatactgattttatattgttcttatttctttctttttgtttaaaattgaaatcatgctttttatttctctgattttatctattgttcttatttctttcttttttgtttaaaatttaaatcatgctttttatttctactgttttaatatctctgtaaagcactttgaatcgccttgtagttgaattgtgctatacaaataaacttgccttgccttgccttgccttgccttgccttgccttgccttgccttgccttgccttgccttgccttgccttgccttgccttgccttgccttgccttgccttgccttgccttgccgtGCCGTGCCTTGCCTAGTGAATTCAATTAGGCAGAGTTGGACTCCAGTCAAGTTGTAGAAGCAGACATGTGAAAATAGAAGTAAGATGGACAAGAGCTCGCTTATAAGTGGCAGAGAAAGGGTATGGATACGAATGATAATCTAAATAAATGGGATAATACGGCCTCAGTATGTACTCCATGCAAACTAATGGGCAATGAGCAGAAACCATTTTAAGACATAAAGTTTAGATAGATAGAGAGATAGATAGCTAAGCACTGTCATTACACTGTTAGATGACAGCCATGATTCATTTTCGTATACCTTATGACCTTCTTTACAGTATTGCTTGTCAGGGCAGACCCATGCAACTGGCCCTGCCATCACCCCCACTGACTGTTGAGTGTGTCATCCTTTTATTCAGATGAACCCTGGCCAGATAAGGTTTCTCATCACAGCTTTGTCCTATGTTGACACCGGACCCCCTGAATTAAAGCAGGTCATTTAAACGGACAGCTCATCTCTGCTGAATTACAGGCTGATATCAGAGTCACTGAGTGCAAGGTTCATGCTGCCTCATCATCAAAATACCTCATCACTGCATTTATGACtttgttaacttttttttataactgATCTGAAGTATGTTCAAACAACCATCTGACTGTGCCTATTTCTACTTATGTGTGTGGGCATTAGTATGTTCTGTCATCTGTTCAACTTAAATTGTGGCAGTGTCTATGCATGCTGTAAGCATTTATGTGTGCCAAAAGAGATGCCAGTGGCTTGCTGTGAGGGCTGTCACATGGCtgatgcttgtcaacatgtgaATCTCCATATTCTGTTGGAACCAAAATAGTCCCAGCCATAGCAGCACCCTCACTGCTGTGGATGAGTTATCCCTCCTACTGGTCCATGCAGAACCGCAAAAGCTTGGTATCGTCTGCCCAAATACTGCCGAGACTGAGTACCTCACCAGGTCACCATGGTGAGGTTTTGTGGCGCTGCCCCACAGAGGACAGTTGGACTGAGTCACTCCTTCAGTGTGACAAACATTAATTGGATCAACAAAGAATGCAGTGTAAACAGCCACACAGGGAGTTTAGTTAATGAGTGCCTGGCTTGGTTCCACAAagtgtctgtttttctttaacAGTGAATCATGCGGCACAGTGCTGCAGGGTATGCCAACATCTTCCCTCATTACACTCTCTCGTTTAATCTCCATAGGCTCCAGGAGCATTGTTGTGTAATCTAGTCATATCTAAAATATTCTTATATAAGAGGAGGTGGTTGACTCATGATTTCTTCATGATTATGATTACACTTTTCAGCTTAATTTAAGACTTTATGGCTTGAAGAGTTTGAAAATTGAGATATTTTGCAAATATTCCAACCACATTTACTGCACCAACAGATGATGCACATTAGTAACAAACTGCAtcaataatcaaataaataaagtaagtTGTGTGATCATTTCAAAAAGGCAGATGCTTAATTCACTCTGAATGTTTATTGTCAATTATATTTTCATCCTACTCTAGTTTCAGAGGTTAAAGTTCATATGTTAAAATATCTAATGCTAGAAatacatgaaaaataaattatgcACGTTTAATTTCcctgagaattttttttaatcatttttactgCAAAGCGTAGCTGTGCTTAGAAAAGCATCACAAAAATAATATCCCCCGATCATAATCTTGATTATCCTAAGAAATTCATATGGCATTCATGCTGTTCTGTGTGCCATGTTTAACATAAAACTTGTTTTAAATGCTAACAAATCAAAACTGAGTATGTTCCctagttttaaaaaaatctacgCTATTTATCTGTACCAATTAGGGCTTAATGGTCAAAAGTCTGTCTTGATGTATTAAGATAGATTTGGAATTGATTCATATCTATTTCTAAAGCCACACATCCagctagaaaaaaaaagtttaaataaaatttTAGAAGATTGTCATTCCTATCTTTAatgtctgccccagcttgtgggGATGCGATATACCTCTTCTTAAAATGCTTAGTTTTTTAGTCTACCACAGAGCACTGAGGTTCATTACTAATTTTAAATCTCTTGCTCACCATTGCTActttaatttgccagttagatGGTTGACTTTGTAACCTTGTCCACCACCAGTCATTCATTAGCATATTTTTATTGATGGTCTACTTGCTAAATACATTACTGTGCAAGTGTCTTGagccagccctcatttctttatatatttccaggaaaacaggaaattaaTGCAGCGATATATTGAAACATGTACAAACATAGATTGGAAAAAACTATATTAGGCAAAatcagagtttgtacaattctaataAGCTTGCAATTCAATAGCCTGTATGACAACCTTTATTCTTAAACACAGTCTGTGTCAAAATGTTCCCATACTGCTTCTATAATGTGCTTGGAAGGTTTCATCACTCAATTAGACCTGCTGTCATTTATTATCATATtatccacttcttgtgtcatttggaatatctcagccttttctccctgtttcccttccttaagaatggcttcttaaCAGCCACCCTCTCATGGAGACCATTTATAATGAGGCTTCAATAAACTATAGAGGAATCAACTGAAGGTTCAGATGCATCTCTAGGGTCATGTGTTAAGTCTCTGCtggatttttttctatttcttcagGATATCCTTTTTAGATACTGTTCATCAGCTGTAGAAAGTTTTTTAGCCTTCGTTTCTCCTCCACTGTCCACTGGATATCACTCTTGTAGGTGAAAAAACGTTTTTTGTCTGCCAaacttttctttgtcattttttgtAGATACAACTTACAGAGactggaacaaatgatgtgtctttgtgacagactGTTTGtagagttttttgtttgtttttttgagtTGTCTGTTatatgtagacacaacactgattCATTCCTTTGAGTTGGGTGCCTTTTTTTATGCTTTATTGATTTGTAAGTCAGTGTTATGTGGCTTAACGAGTAAAAAAATCATTCCTCTTAAAATGGTCAGTTATAAGGATTGAACAggaaattaatgaaaaaaatcaaccaatatttttcattgtttaAACTCAAAAATGTTGCACACAGCTGTATATGAATATGTACATTTTTCAAAGAAGTacatgaaattattattttgtttcCAGGACTCGTTCTGGTTATCAGTTTCCAGGGCTTCTGTGGAACCCAGTCAATATTACTTTTAAGTTAGCTGCACTCTCTTTGCACAGAATCAACTATAATCGGAGGAGGCTGATCTCAAACAATCAATCTATAGCAATTTGGATTGAGT
This genomic interval from Odontesthes bonariensis isolate fOdoBon6 chromosome 7, fOdoBon6.hap1, whole genome shotgun sequence contains the following:
- the wfdc1 gene encoding WAP four-disulfide core domain protein 1; protein product: MPGCLVLLMSLLVLSTGSDARRIRKRGLNHKDYEYPNHPQSTQHQKNDRCPPPPQMLPERACEVPGCRSDSECERHKRCCYNGCIYACLESVQPPPVLDWLVQPKPRWLGGNGWLLDGPEEVLQAEACSTTEDGDEPLHCPTGYECHIINQGNPEAGIPNRGQCIKQRGNSDGRGLRQKYFKDYKDYLGSSSNNAVGYEKHHHKHLG